Genomic window (Tripterygium wilfordii isolate XIE 37 chromosome 11, ASM1340144v1, whole genome shotgun sequence):
GCAGTCTATGTCCGGAGCTCACAATGTTCCTGAATTGGCTTCCTTTTACTTTGCaaaatttcattaaagacaggaTCATTGCCGTGCAAGTTATAATGATAAATGTCTCATATCGTTTGGTTTGGGTGAATTGTATGTGCATATATGTGGTACCATCTCCTCTATCTAATAGGTCCTTTTAGAGAGTGTATGGTCATTTATGAGCCAAATTTAACATGGTACTGGAACGGACCCCTAGCGATGTGTCTTGGACGGCCTTTCCTCCACCCCATTTCTTGGATCATGGTTTGCTCGTTTGTTGCACTTGTTGGGACTTTGGATTGTCCAGCCCACAAGTGAGAGCGAGTGTTAAGATATAAATGTCCCACATAGTCTAGTTTGGGTGAATTGTATGTGCATATATGTGGTACCCTCTCCTCTATCTAATAGGTCATTTTAAGTGTATGGGTCACTTATGAGCCAAATTTAACAATTACAACCATTCATGGAAGGAGGAAAATAACTTTCATAGGTTGTATTGTTAAGAAAACTGGTTCATGTTCCTATTATACTTATACATTGACTTATACCTTCATTTTAGCAACAATTTGCCGTCAGCTATGGAGAACATTTCTGGCTTCAATGCCTGTATTTTTCGGCACATGCTAACCACAATAGCCATGtttcaagaaatttttttaatactaattgcttaatgaagaagaagcagatTATGCATTTGTACATTACCTTACGACAGCATACTTATAGCAGAAAAATGTAACAAGTTGGGCACAATAGCTATCTATGCAACAACTTGGGGGTAGTGTTAAGGGGAGTGCAAAATTTAAGCAGTGTGCCAGGTCCGTaattaaatatctttttttattggGCATATTCGTAACTTCTGTTGTTTTGAATGATATCGAGACGGTAGAGTGGCCATGACTTTAACCTATCTTCTCGAAAAACCCAAGTCCTCTCCTATTTTTCTAGTCTGCCTTTTTTTTATACCTTATCAACAAATTAGTCTATAAACCCAGCATCTGTTTCATGGGAAATTACGTATAGTTACCATGtatgaatcaaaaaaaaaaagtataatatcCATATTGCAAAAATTTGTCTCCATAGTTCAGGTTGTACCTTTTATGCAGTATCTTGATTCCTGTCCTAAGCTTCAAATTTTTCCTCCCGGAAGTTTAATGCAATAAGAGTGCATCCGAGTGTCTGACTCCAAAAGGTATAGGAAACATTACCTAGGGACCACCATTTCAGACCTTAAGAGCTCTAAAATTTCATAAATCTCAACTGAATGAGAGTGAGTTCCATCATCCGAATAAAAAGAATGGACAAGGTTTCTGACCTCAACCCAACTACATCCTCCACTCTTCTTCAatcctttttctttcatttttttccttatatttgTAACATCAATCCATCTTCCAGCAGAAGCGTAAATATTTGACAACAATACATATCCTGCTGAGTTTTTCTCGGCCAATTCCAAAAGCTTTTTCGCTGTCCTCTCAGCTATCTCCTCATTTTTATAAGTTTTACAACCACTCAACAAAGCTGCCCATGCATTACTTTCAGGTTCAAATGGCATGGAACAAATAAATTCTTCAGCTTCAAATAGGCGCCCTGATCGAGACAGCATATCCACCATGCAGGTGTAATGTCTTCCTTTCGGCATGATACCATAGACCGTTTCCATGGAATTGAAGTACCTGAGTCCTTTATCCACTAACCCAGAGTGTGAACAAGCAAATAGAACAGATAAAAGCATGAGCTCATTAGGTGCAATAGACGAAGTTCTTTCCATTTCTTCGAACAAAAGAAGAGATTCCTCTGCAAAACCACTTTCTGCAAGACCTTGGATCATCACAGTCCAAGATATCTCATTTTTCTCTGGCATTGAATTGAAGACCTCCCTAGAGCTGCCAATATCCCCAGATTTCGCATACATATCAGTTAGTGCAGTTCCTAAAAAAACTTCATATTGAACCCCAAATTTAATGATTTTCCCATGAAGGATTTTTCCTGTTTCTAAAGAGGTTATGCCAGCACAAGCGCAAAGCACGCTAGAGAAAGTGGAGCTATTTGGAATTTCCCCTGCCAAAAGCATCTCGTTAAATACTTCGAATACCTTATCAAATTGTTTATATTCTAAATAGCCAGCAATTATAGCACTCCAGGATACACAATTTTGCTTGGGCATATTATCAAACAACTCCTTAGCCTCTTCCATGTGACCATTCAAGCTATACCCACTGATCATTGAATTCCAAGATACCACATTTTTCCCCTCAACTGAGTCAAACACTTGGCGTCCATCTTTCGTTTCTCCACATTTACAGTACAAGTCAATGAGAGCGCTACAGATGAAGATATCTTCCTCAATCCCAGTTTTTACAATGTGAGCATGCAGGCTCCTCCCCGCTTGCAAAGCTACAAGGCTAGCCAATCCACTGAGGACACTAGACAAACAAGAGATATTTGGTTTGAGCCCATCTTGAACCATTTGATGGAAGAGTTTCAATGCTTCTTCAGGATAACCACTCTGACTGTACCTTGCAATCATTGCACTCCAAGAAACTTCATTTCGCTCAGGCATCTCATCAAAGATTCTTCTAGCTTTTCTTAGGTCACCCATCTCCATGTACACGTCTAGTATTGCAGTCCAAGAAATAACATCTCTCTTCTCCATCTGAGTGAAAACTTTTCTTGCCAAATCAGCTTCTCCCATCCTCaagaataatgtaattaaagaaTTGGAAACTGATACATCTGACTCATATCCAGATTTAACAATTAACCCAAGAATATTCATCCCTAACCAAAAATCTTTTAGTTCTACACAAGCTTTAATCACAGAGGTAAAAGTAACTCTGTTAGGCTTAACCTTTGATTCTAGTAATCTCAAAAATATCCTCCAAGCTTCAAAACTGTATCCATTTTGGACTAGTCCGCTAATCATCGCAGTCCAGGAAACCACATTCTGATATGGGTTTCTTTCAAAGTAACAGATTGATTCGTCTACTCTTCCATTTTTCAAAAACCCCGAAATGATCGCAGTCCATGATACCTCGTTCCTCTcaggcatttcatcaaacagttTACAAGCCGCCTTGAGATTTCCGTACTTTACATTGGCAGCAATCAAACAATTATGTGCAACAATATCAAACCCTTTAAACTCCTTCACTATCTCATTAGCTTCCCAACTTCTCCTGCAATCCAGGTACAGTATAAGGAGTTTAATGGCGATAAATCTGTCTTTTGAAACACCATTTTTTAGCAGATGGCCATGAAGGATTCTACCTTGAGTGAGGGAGTTTTGGGTTGTGAAGGATTTCAAGAGGTTAAGACACTTTTCAACATAAACATTGAAGCTCTTAATCGGGTTGCTTGCCACCACTATTAAATTGCTTGTCATACTGCAAAACAGACTTTTAACTCGCCGAGGAATTGAAGATGGTAACAAGTCATGCAATGAAAAATAGGATGTAATATATGAAAGGAAAATGCTAAGGGGTGCCTGTCGCCGTGTCGGAAGAATAACATAAATTAGGCACTTGGGTATCGGGTCAAAATGAAGGCTAGTTAGAGCAAGATTTTTGTGGATGGAATCAACGGAGGATACTTTGTGATATTACCTGTATTTGTGAGTAATTCACTAACCAGGTAGGCACTATAAAAATCAGGTGATTACTGACTTGACTTCTTATTAAGCACGAATTTGAAGAAATAATGAAACATCTCAAGGGTGTAGTTACCGAAAATCATACGGCCTGTTGGGTCACCTGATAACGAACCTAAGTCTAAAATACCCACTTCACGGGCCCAACTGGCACACTTTGGCCCATGTTGAGGTCCATACGAAACGTTCGAGACTCTGTCCATTGACGACACAGCCACGTGACAACAAACAGTGACCCTGACACTACATTCGACAAAAGCGGCTAACATCACGTCTTATATCTACTTTACTATATTCATGACATCATTACTTAATAGGAATTTCCTCTCACCTAGCAATGGCGCCACCACAACGAGCGCCTCGAGACGCCCAGGAGTCAATCCGGCCCATGATCATTCCCTTCTAGGGAGCATGATCAATTCCAGTTCACACCAACTGACAGGTACGTATCTCCAGGTATGATATGATATCAGTTCATTTATGGTTGCCTACTGCTACTCTCCATTCTGTGACCAACACTTGTCAAACCCCATATCCTAACATTTTCACCTTACTTTTCGTCTACCAACCCTGACACATCTGCTACATTTTGACTATTACACGTTTATACCTTGGAGTCCCATCAAAATGGACACGGGTTGGTGACACGACGTCCGAGGCCAGTCCTCACTCTGATACAAATACTCTTCTCCTATCTTGGGGAAAAGGATTCGAACATTGAGAACCAAGATTCGAAACTCTCCGACCCTTCACTAAATATTCAGCCATAAACACTCCAGCCATCGCCAATCTTCCATCTACAATCAccactgacttgatcgtcagagCCTCTATTACCGGCACCCCCCCAGTCTGGTCTGAGAGCTTTCACGGTTGCTTTTATTGTGATGTTTACAGGATTCAAAGGTACAGACGAGCCTCCACGTAATCTAAGTTGGCtcttcaacgattgtagaatcTGCACCTACAAAGGGTAATGCAATTTATGATGATGAATAAAGAGAGAAAGGAATTTAATACCACAAGTAGCTCGCGAATTTGCAGCTTCAGTAGTTAATGAAGGTATATCTTAAGTACCAAACTATGAATTCATATTTGTATCTTAATTACCACTTACCAAACTtaataaaaatgacaaaattcATTGACACCCCTGCAGTTAAGGCCATTTCGATATACACCCGCTTTTATTCAAATTGAAAGAATTGTATCCTCTATATTATGTTTTAGTTGTACGCAGGTCCCTCAATCCATTGACCATTATTTCACTAACTATGTCGTTTTAATCTCAACTTAAAATAAGTGAAATGTTGAAATGGTGTCCTTTTGCTCTTATGGCAATTAGTATGTAACTCCTCTCCCTCCCCCAATTAGGAAAAGTGACCTATACCATATTCTTATTCTCCCTCAAAATTCTTGACTAAGCTAAATAAATTTCTCCCATTTCCAAGGTATCTTTGTTCGCGACCCAAATATTAGGTATGTTTGTATTCGTGACCTAATTATTTTCAGCATTCTTTGGTTTGTTCTTCCCGAGATAGGTTTGTAGtgaatttgttgtttgtttcatACTAGTTTGGTATACTTTGCATGTCTATTGTCTAGTAATTTCATTGATTATTGTACAAAAAAAATGTAGATGGCTAATGACCCTACCGTTATTGATGAGAAtgtagaggaagaagatgatgacACAATTGAATTTGAGGATGATAGTGATGATAATGCTGGTGACTTGTTTATGGATGAGAACAATGTGGTTGCAAGTgacaaaaatcaacaaaaggaaaaggatGAATGGGTGTGGAGAAGATCAGCAAGGGGTACTTCAACTAAATCTATTGTAGGTGATAACAGTGTGGGAACAGGGCCACTAGTTAGTATTAGAGAACCAACACAAACTTCACAATCATCTTCACAAGTATCATGTGGACTAATACCATCAGACTTTTTAATCATCAAACCATCAATACCTCCATCACGTTTTCAACCACCAAGATGTTCAACGACTCCAAAATCATGTTTTCAGCCACCAAGATTTTCAACAAGATCTTCACTGTCACCAAGGGTAGCAGTAGCACCATGACTCATCAAAAAGGAGTATGAAGACATGTCTTCAAAATATCTAGTCAAACTATGCGAGCTAgccttttttttggtatttttattGCTAGACAATATGATATTTGTTGCTTTACATAATGCATGGTCTTTTTGGGACCATACTATGTATTATATTGGATAATGTTGACTTGCAAGTTGACACCTTTTTTTCAAACCATACTAACAATGTATATCTTATTTTGGATATCGATAAGTCTTTTTTGTGTATAATGTGTTAGTTGGGTGTTGTTTTGTTAATGTAtctttttttagttttgttttCAGTTAAAACGACGCATTTTACCTTTGTCTTTAGTTTTCGTTTAAACCCAAAACAACGTCGCATCAACTCTTCACTACGATCAAAACGACATGGTATAGAAACCGTTAATCAAATGACGATCAATGAACGGAGAGACATGCGATGCatcaaaaacaaattacatGGATATAATTCTTTCAATTTGAATCGAAGGAGATGCACATCGAAATGGCCTACACGGGGGTGTCCATGACTtctcaataaaaatataaaggAAACATGGGATATCTTAAGTACCATCCTTAAATTGTTTGCTGTATCTCCGTTCCTTTTGCAATATAGCAAAAATACATTATTTACAACCATCATCAACGgagagaaagaaaatcaaaatgagaaatacaagaGAGCACTTAGTAAAACTCTCAATCCCAGAAACTTATTCCATCCCTTGTCTTCAATaacggaatttttttttttgtaatacacTACTTTACAAACAATTCAAGCCCTTCATCTTCCAAAGTCCAATCTCAGGATGGTACACTAGAGACTGTTACGCTTACACTTACTGGAAACTGCGGTTTACATATATAAGTAAAAAAATGTGCAATCAAGAATCGTGACCGAGAAGGGATGGTCTGTAGAAAACATGGGATTGTGCAATCACAATTCGATCACGTGGGTCATTCATCGTTTCATCTCGCAATGCTTGTAGAATGGCCTCAGCTGAAAACTCCCTGAGAATTAAAACGAAACGGAAAGCATGAGTTACAggtagagagagatggagtAACCACATGCAACGTCACACAAAATTTACCGACTATACCTTTTTATGAGTATTTTATATAGCATCTTCAGTATGGGGCAAAGCTCAACAGGAGCTACGGACTTCTTTTCTTCAGGATGTAAGACACTTAAGCAGGACTGACTGAGTAGTTCATAAAATGCTTTTACAGCAGAAACTCCCTGTAGTGCAAAATGTGGGTTTAACTTAACGTTCTTGGTAGATATATAGAAGGAAAATGGGGCAAGAAAAAAATTGGAAGAATAAGAATCCATATTACAGATGAATGTGGCACATAGTTAGAAGAGTATTGAGTATTGACACACAGAAATCAATAATGCTTGGATCACTGATCCGTACCTCATCTCTAAATGGACAGTTAAATGAATTCGAGTCGATCACATGATCAAAGGTttcaccaaacaaagaaaggaaaaggaacgACAAACTGGAAAACAGAAGCAGCGGGCCTAGAAACTTCATTTATACAATTTAAACAATAAGTTGCAAGAGTAAATATCATAATCCTTTATAATTGTCACACAGTTTCCTCATCTTCACACATCATGCTCGCACAAAATAGCATtaataaatcaattgaaaaaacaatattCAGCAAAGCTCTCTGTccatatgatttttgttcaaCAGGCATGTCAAAACTCATATAGATTTAAGGCAAAGCTAAACtaatatcattcaaagcatgcATCCTCTGATTTGActgttttaaaataaacaatggTTTCTCCTATGATTGTTTAAGTCAACATTCAGCAAAGTTCATGCGCAATTGTTTTAGAAGGGCCAGATGATTCCATGAGTAATCAAGATCTATACCTGAATCATCCCCTTGCCCTTGATGCTATCACCCATTTCAATGCTCAATTCCCCTTTTGCCAATTTTTGCCCATACCATGAATTACGGCCTTTCAACAGGGTCACATAGGTGTCAGCCAACAAAGGCCCTGCAAGTCTCTCTGGCTCTTCTGACAACAGATGTGTGATGAATATCATCTCTGACGTGCAGTGTGCGAAGTAAACTGATTTACTGGTGGCACTTTCATTAGTTAGGGCCGCTACCATTCCTGAAGAGTCAAAATTTAAGTTGGAATATTAACAGAATAATATCACCCATTCTTTGAAATGTTATTTAATTACATGATCATATTTTGATTCAAAAGAATTAAACAAAAACTTTCTCCCAATATTCAGCAAAACAACAGTGTGACCAGCATATGACACAAAATCAGGAGACTGTGTATCGAAAAACACTAAGCACATAGCAACCTTCCAAATAATTGACATTAGAATAATGATTTGAACAGGCTTGTTTGTTTGAAGATATTGTTTGAGAGTCCAAAAA
Coding sequences:
- the LOC120008984 gene encoding pentatricopeptide repeat-containing protein At5g42450, mitochondrial-like, translated to MTSNLIVVASNPIKSFNVYVEKCLNLLKSFTTQNSLTQGRILHGHLLKNGVSKDRFIAIKLLILYLDCRRSWEANEIVKEFKGFDIVAHNCLIAANVKYGNLKAACKLFDEMPERNEVSWTAIISGFLKNGRVDESICYFERNPYQNVVSWTAMISGLVQNGYSFEAWRIFLRLLESKVKPNRVTFTSVIKACVELKDFWLGMNILGLIVKSGYESDVSVSNSLITLFLRMGEADLARKVFTQMEKRDVISWTAILDVYMEMGDLRKARRIFDEMPERNEVSWSAMIARYSQSGYPEEALKLFHQMVQDGLKPNISCLSSVLSGLASLVALQAGRSLHAHIVKTGIEEDIFICSALIDLYCKCGETKDGRQVFDSVEGKNVVSWNSMISGYSLNGHMEEAKELFDNMPKQNCVSWSAIIAGYLEYKQFDKVFEVFNEMLLAGEIPNSSTFSSVLCACAGITSLETGKILHGKIIKFGVQYEVFLGTALTDMYAKSGDIGSSREVFNSMPEKNEISWTVMIQGLAESGFAEESLLLFEEMERTSSIAPNELMLLSVLFACSHSGLVDKGLRYFNSMETVYGIMPKGRHYTCMVDMLSRSGRLFEAEEFICSMPFEPESNAWAALLSGCKTYKNEEIAERTAKKLLELAEKNSAGYVLLSNIYASAGRWIDVTNIRKKMKEKGLKKSGGCSWVEVRNLVHSFYSDDGTHSHSVEIYEILELLRSEMVVPR